The following are encoded in a window of Brachyhypopomus gauderio isolate BG-103 chromosome 18, BGAUD_0.2, whole genome shotgun sequence genomic DNA:
- the banf1 gene encoding barrier-to-autointegration factor, with amino-acid sequence MSSTSQKHKDFVAEPMGEKSVMALAGIGEVLGKRLEEKGFDKAYVVLGQLLVLKKDEELFRDWLKDTCGANSKQQGDCYGCLREWCDSFL; translated from the exons ATGTCGTCAACATCACAGAAACACAAGGATTTTGTAGCAGAGCCCATGGGTGAGAAGTCGGTGATGGCGCTTGCTGGAATTGGTGAAGTTCTTGGAAAGAGACTGGAGGAAAAGGGCTTTGACAAA GCATATGTTGTTCTTGGGCAGTTGCTAGTGTTGAAGAAGGATGAGGAGCTGTTTCGGGACTGGTTAAAGGACACGTGTGGAGCAAATTCAAAACAGCAAGGCGACTGCTATGGCTGCCTGCGAGAATGGTGTGACTCTTTCCTGTAA